The DNA sequence CATATAAGGCTTTGCAATGTTGAATTCACAAGAAATTATGAAATTCAAATCTTACCAGAATCAGGCAAATTTATTCGTGAAGGAATATCTCTTAGCAGATCCTCTGATTCCTTATACATCCATTATTGGTGGCATTTTTGCTTGCAAGATGGTATGCCACAATAGTCTATTGTATTATGCTATAATTCTATTTCTTAAGTATGCACTTAGTACTGTCATTATTCTatcattttgtatttatattatatataagtgTTTCCTGTTTTCAGGTTTATGATCTTACTCAGCTTTTTAGCACTGTTTACTTTAAGACCTATTCCAGCCTCACTAAAATCCAGCGCATCGAGTGGAATAACCGGTAACTGGAAGTTTTTGCTAGTAGAGAATCTCTTCTTTTGTATTCGATGATCTAAATATGTTTCTGAATATTTTCCTATTTTCTGTGCAGTTCTATGTCAACTATTCATGCCATTTTTATAACATCTATGTCATTGTACCTGGTGTTTTGCTCAACTCTATATTCTGACAATTGGTCATCTGAAATTATTACACATAGAAGCTCACCAGTGTCTACATTTGCTCTAGGGGTAGGAATGATCTATATCTTTCTCAATTTGGCTTATCCTTTTCATATTCAGTTATCCTATTTGCCATTTATCTCTGCATGTCAGATTTGTGATAAATAATAATGACATATAATTATCTCTGTATACTACCTTAATCTAATCGTGAAATGCCTAAATGATTGAAGGCTTCTTTTTGTTGCTAGGTTTTCTATTATTACATGAAATGCCTTCATTTTCAATATATAGATCCCATGTGAATATTACCttcatttgaaaaaagaaaacatgTTTGTAACCCGTATTATAAGCTGGTAacattttctatctttttttctgGTCTAGAAGTCCATATTTCTCACATAGTGAAGTTCCCCTGACAGGTTTCTGTTGGTTACTTCATCGCTGACCTTGCAATGATATTTTGGTATTTTCCTTCTCTTGGTGGATACGAGTATGTAAGGATCATTCCTTTTGACTAAACTAGCCTGTCTCTTTAGCTGAACTCTGTCATTCAAGTTTAAGATATTTCACTTGATAGGAACCCGGCTGGAGATGATTATGGCCAGAGTTTGCTTTCCTTCCCCTTTCTCCCTCTTTAGGTTGTTGATCGGGTATTTAATGTGACTTCATATTACCATTGATTCAGGTGATTCATCATCTGTTATCTTTAGTAGCAGTCGCCTATTCAATGTTGAGTGGAGAGGGGCAGCTTTACACATACATGGTCCTGATCTCCGAGACAACAACTCCAGGGATAAATTTGAGATGGTATTCATGTGCTTATATCTGAAATCTAATACATCACGTAATGTTGTTCTTTATTGACGTGCATATTTTTTGTGTATAGGTATCTAGATGTAGCTGGAATGAAAAAGTCCAAGGCATATCTTGTCAATGGGGTTGTAATATTCGTTGCATGGCTGGTAGGTTCATCGCATTCTATGTTGTAATATTCGTCTTGAGTATTTGCATTTCCATTCTCGTCCTCTGTTCGTGTCGTCTATCATGCTAACAGAAATGGTTTTTCCGCAGGTTGCCAGAATAATTTTGTTTGTGTACATGTTTTACCACGTCTACCTGCACTATGATCAGGTAATAGATACTAACACACTTGATATAACACTTGTGTTGTAATTGAATTTGCGATTTTGTTGCAAGTAGATGTAGATCTTaacattgaatttttttttccttattaatATAGCTGCATCTTGTACTGTGTGAAAACTGACATAGAACTTGGATCAATTTGTTGACCAAAAGATCAGTTTTTCTATAATGAAATATAAGTAATATGCTTGTATTGTGTCAAATGGATATCAATTTTGGGATGTTCAAATCTTGtgattaaatttactaaaatgatATGTGCGCATAAAAAATAAGCCACCAAATGAGGCTTTGATGGTAGTTGTTATGTGCCAcaaaaaatcagccaccaaatcAATCaccatgtatttgtgtataaatacgtgtgttgtttaactcatttccaatgtatatttgtattccaaTATGTATTCTATATGGGTGGCTGATTTGGTAGCTATTTTTTCTGTACACATAGCATGGTGGTTAAATTTAATATCACTGTGTTGTGTGGGAAATCAAAACAATATTTCATATATTTTGTGATGAGATATGATTGTTGAATTATTGAACAGGTAGAGCATATGAGCACCTTTGGGGAAATGCTAGTTATTGTAGTGCCATTGGTACTATCAGCAATGAACTTGATTTGGTTCTCAAAGATTATCAAAGGCTTAAGGAAGACCTTGGCCAAGAGGCAGTAACATAATATATTTTGATGGATCTGCATAGTTCAAAAATTTTGAGGAAAATGAATTATAGGTTACACTGTTAATATCCCTACCAACCATCCATTCATCTCTCTCTTCTGATGTAAACTTAAAATGTCATGCTGTTCACTGTAAGATGTAACAGAGCAGAAAGGATTTATTTAACTTCTGTGGTTCCCATGTGAATCTGAACTCATACATTTGTCTTTGTATAAATGtgttattgctatatatatatatatatatatgtccttgttaattagttaaatttatttcatgttttgttaAATGTAATTAATTTCGTTCCATCAATTTGGCATTGGGAAATGATATAGTAGTTATGCAAGTTAATACATGTACTGGAAAATGAAGACTATGTATAAAAAGTTGGGACAAgcatttttcaatatatatatatatgatcattTCAATCTTAAAACCTTCCTTTGTAACCAAAAAAGTCTTGGTCTTTTTTGTCCACATTACAATATTACTTGGGGtgcaattttattttgcttgGAGGACCATCATCTCAAGTCTCAAACGAGATTAGTATATGAATACTGAACCCAATTGAATGTTGTATTATATAAAAGATGATACTTATCATTCCAAATTTTACTagatgtataataataataataataataataataataataataataataattctttttttttttttttaccaaagataggagactcgaacccgcaacttcttaattgagtatggggagactatgccatttgagctataactcattggcaataataataattcattgagagtacacaccaaaataaattcatTGAGAGTCCTTAAATGACATTTACTATTGCAAtaccaaaaattattttaaaaatagctagaagcctttttttttttttttgggtatacAATACACATTCACATATGCCCAAGGCCAACGTATATTATCTATCTTTAATCCATATACTCTTCAGTATCGAAAACTCTTATAAATACAATTCTAGCGCGGTGAAAATACAAACTCAGAACAAGGAGATTTGCAGTCTTGTGTCTCGATTCTACATATTCATCTTCCTAACAGTCCCTCTTTATCACAATATTTACACCTTAATAAATCATAATTGATTTCATTCAACATT is a window from the Arachis hypogaea cultivar Tifrunner chromosome 17, arahy.Tifrunner.gnm2.J5K5, whole genome shotgun sequence genome containing:
- the LOC112767300 gene encoding uncharacterized protein produces the protein MLNSQEIMKFKSYQNQANLFVKEYLLADPLIPYTSIIGGIFACKMVYDLTQLFSTVYFKTYSSLTKIQRIEWNNRSMSTIHAIFITSMSLYLVFCSTLYSDNWSSEIITHRSSPVSTFALGVSVGYFIADLAMIFWYFPSLGGYEYVIHHLLSLVAVAYSMLSGEGQLYTYMVLISETTTPGINLRWYLDVAGMKKSKAYLVNGVVIFVAWLVARIILFVYMFYHVYLHYDQVEHMSTFGEMLVIVVPLVLSAMNLIWFSKIIKGLRKTLAKRQ